TTGAAATCAAAGCATCCGGTACACAGCCAGAATTTATCGCCATGGATCAAGGTTACGTTTCCAAAACAATGGTCACCTCTTATACACCAATTACTCCCAAGACCGTTAAAATTCAAGGAGAGAAAGGCTACTTCTTCTCGACCCCTTCCACAGAAAGTCCAGGCAGGGGCTACGCTGTCAGAGATGCACTTGTTCAAGTAGTCGGTGAACGTGGAGATTGGTATTACGGCGCCACCATCGATGAAAATGGGAAGGTTTTAGTTGGATTTGTTTCGAAAAGCGTCGCCTATTAACTATAGAAAAAAGACCGAAAAAGCCAGGCAGGAGATTCTTTCTCCTCTGGCTTTTTTCATGTTCAGAAATTGTTTAGATCAAATGATTATGATACCTCTAGGCATTTTTTCACAACTGGAACAGCGGGTGAATCTGTTGTTCTCGACTAGCAAGATTTGTACAACGAAGAATGCCCTTGTTGAAAAAGTTTAGTATAACTAAAAATCAAGACAAGGGGGGGGAAAGATGAATTGAGTTAACGGTGCAAAAAGGGAGTTGAAGAATGTGCGAGTGCTGTTAAGTGCTGGGTTTATCTTGGCAGGCTTATTCCTCCTTTTCTATCCTCAATGGGAAACGGCGGTATCTGCACAAAAGCAAGAACAGCTCATCGAAGCGTTCGAACAACTGAGCAACGTCAGCGAGCAAATAGAAACATCTACATCCGAGGACCCACCAGCTCCTCAGATACAAGCGCCGCTCGCTATGTTGGAAGGTGCCAGAGGCGTGATTCGGATTCCCAAAATTGATCTGGAAATGATGATTTTTGAAGGCGCGGACAAGCATGCCTTGAGTAAAGGGGTTGGCCTGATCGAGCCAGACAAGGAATTCGGTGTGAACAATGTTGGACTGGCAGGTCATCGCGGGATTACTCATGGTAAGCAATTCAATCGTTTGGACGAACTAGCACCTAATGATGAGATTGAGATCAGGACGAAAACGGCAACCTACCAATTCGTTGTCGTGAAAGCCTTTGTCGTAGATCGTACACAAATAGAAGTTCTAGTGGATCAAAAGAAGCCATTGATCACCTTGGTCACATGCACCCCTG
This genomic stretch from Brevibacillus brevis harbors:
- a CDS encoding class D sortase, whose amino-acid sequence is MRVLLSAGFILAGLFLLFYPQWETAVSAQKQEQLIEAFEQLSNVSEQIETSTSEDPPAPQIQAPLAMLEGARGVIRIPKIDLEMMIFEGADKHALSKGVGLIEPDKEFGVNNVGLAGHRGITHGKQFNRLDELAPNDEIEIRTKTATYQFVVVKAFVVDRTQIEVLVDQKKPLITLVTCTPVGAKDPKDRLIVQAEWKQTTSSQP